The proteins below are encoded in one region of Candidatus Eisenbacteria bacterium:
- a CDS encoding divergent polysaccharide deacetylase family protein gives MGRRRSRHRFPVVKFALTCVAITVVVLAVQQAFLYLKSDRGRAWLAVMLRQEHTPSAQELLTRAVRTSLKLVGASDRELSPGVDSDALIRWNLELPPTISLTQANYALSREVASLGGRVVDALETRGPQCDTLELRLGLAGEPTHRVVFVEPHRAGRVETRARMALLLEDTEPGRDALLAGYMGLGGPLTFGVLPAPGAHRRCQTITAGGGEVLLYLPMEGKAPPGANEATPAVLVDMRPDEVRQRVAENLREVTGAAGIVNYRGQLATQDPVVMRAVMEEVRRRGLFFVDAATSDRSAAQAAAVQAGAECLEETVRLDAAGSGPDALRAKLEEAAATALRRGSVVAMGRMTPELLEVLRKELPQLRARGILIVKASDLARLGS, from the coding sequence ATGGGGCGCAGACGTTCCCGTCACAGGTTCCCGGTCGTCAAGTTCGCGCTGACGTGCGTGGCCATCACCGTCGTGGTGCTGGCGGTGCAGCAGGCGTTCCTCTATCTCAAGAGCGACCGCGGCCGCGCGTGGCTGGCGGTGATGCTGCGCCAGGAGCACACGCCGTCGGCGCAGGAGCTGCTCACGCGCGCGGTGCGCACCTCGCTCAAGCTGGTCGGGGCCAGCGACCGCGAGCTTTCGCCCGGCGTGGACAGCGACGCGCTCATCCGCTGGAACCTGGAACTGCCGCCCACGATCTCCCTCACGCAGGCCAACTACGCGCTGTCCCGCGAGGTGGCCTCGCTGGGCGGGCGCGTGGTGGACGCCCTGGAGACGCGCGGCCCGCAGTGCGACACCCTGGAGCTGCGCCTCGGGCTGGCGGGCGAGCCCACGCACCGGGTGGTGTTCGTGGAGCCGCACCGCGCGGGGCGCGTGGAGACGCGCGCGCGCATGGCGCTGCTGCTGGAGGACACCGAGCCCGGGCGCGATGCGCTGCTGGCCGGCTACATGGGCCTGGGCGGCCCGCTGACCTTCGGGGTGCTGCCCGCGCCCGGGGCGCACCGGCGCTGCCAGACAATCACCGCCGGCGGCGGCGAGGTGCTGCTGTACCTGCCCATGGAAGGCAAGGCCCCGCCGGGCGCGAATGAGGCCACCCCCGCGGTGCTGGTGGACATGCGCCCCGACGAAGTGCGGCAACGCGTGGCCGAGAACCTGCGCGAAGTCACCGGCGCGGCCGGCATCGTGAACTACCGCGGCCAACTGGCCACGCAGGACCCGGTGGTGATGCGCGCGGTGATGGAGGAAGTGCGCCGCCGCGGCCTGTTCTTCGTGGATGCCGCCACCAGCGACCGCTCCGCCGCCCAGGCCGCCGCCGTGCAGGCGGGCGCAGAATGCCTCGAAGAGACTGTGCGGCTGGACGCGGCGGGCTCCGGCCCGGATGCCCTGCGCGCGAAGCTCGAGGAAGCCGCCGCCACGGCCCTGCGCCGCGGCTCGGTGGTGGCCATGGGTCGCATGACCCCGGAGCTGCTGGAGGTGCTGCGCAAGGAGCTGCCGCAACTGCGTGCCCGCGGGATCCTCATCGTGAAGGCCTCGGACCTGGCCCGGCTGGGGTCGTAG
- the pdxH gene encoding pyridoxamine 5'-phosphate oxidase, with product MHRDPFEKFGEWLKEARRTHRREPTACSLATVDPDGAPSNRMVLLKGFDERGFVFYTNLESRKCLGLPRDPRASLCFFWLPWLVLGIPVYRQVRIEGPLALVSGAEADAYFATRPRGSQIGAWASPQSRVIPGRRELEAQVKEFERRFAGQQVPRPPYWSGYRLEPARIEFWTSRISRLHDRELYVRDGDGWRVEILAP from the coding sequence ATGCACCGCGATCCCTTCGAGAAATTCGGTGAATGGCTCAAGGAGGCCCGCCGCACCCATCGCCGCGAGCCGACCGCCTGCTCCCTGGCCACGGTGGACCCGGACGGGGCGCCGTCCAACCGGATGGTCCTGCTCAAGGGCTTCGACGAGCGGGGCTTCGTCTTCTACACCAACCTGGAAAGCCGCAAGTGCCTGGGGTTGCCGCGCGATCCTCGCGCCTCGCTGTGCTTCTTCTGGCTGCCGTGGCTGGTCCTGGGCATCCCCGTCTACAGGCAGGTGCGGATCGAGGGGCCGCTGGCCCTGGTATCCGGCGCCGAGGCGGACGCCTACTTCGCCACCCGCCCGCGGGGCTCGCAGATCGGGGCGTGGGCCTCGCCGCAGAGCCGGGTGATCCCCGGGCGCAGGGAGCTGGAGGCCCAGGTGAAGGAGTTCGAGCGCCGTTTCGCGGGCCAGCAGGTCCCGCGCCCGCCGTACTGGTCGGGCTACCGCCTGGAGCCGGCGCGCATCGAGTTCTGGACCAGCCGGATCAGCCGGCTGCACGACCGCGAGCTGTACGTGCGCGACGGCGACGGCTGGCGCGTGGAGATCCTCGCCCCCTAG